In Tursiops truncatus isolate mTurTru1 chromosome X, mTurTru1.mat.Y, whole genome shotgun sequence, the following proteins share a genomic window:
- the LOC109547127 gene encoding melanoma-associated antigen B4-like gives MPRRRRNKRHGRKKRHQARGETQSLKGAQATEEAAVAAAEEIQESPSSPASVSRDTSPSSPAAGTHQEPQGAPATTSRDEGVSCPGSEEGAQSQDEKSAGTSQAAPSVRSSCRDPLRRKSTMFVEFLLEKYITKEPILQAALLKTLNKKYKKRFPQILSRASNIMEAVFGLELKEVDPSSHSYALISKMALPSDASPSDEFKMPTSGLLMTVLGAIFMKGNRATEKELWKFLNALGYHAGRRHLIFGDPGRLISKDFAQQKYLTYRQVPNSDPPLYEFLWGPRAHAETSKMKVLEFLAKIIGTVPSALPDLYEEALKDEEERAAARAAAVAEGRAPSRAKARSSSHM, from the coding sequence ATGCCTCGGCGCCGGAGGAACAAGCGCCATGGCCGCAAGAAACGCCACCAGGCCCGGGGGGAGACTCAGAGTCTCAAGGGTGCCCAGGCCACTGAggaggcggcggtggcggcggcagaAGAGATACAAGAGTCGCCGTCTTCCCCCGCTTCTGTTTCTCGGGATACTTCCCCGAGCTCCCCTGCTGCTGGCACTCACCAGGAGCCTCAGGGAGCCCCAGCCACTACCTCTCGTGATGAAGGAGTTTCATGCCCAGGATCTGAAGAGGGTGCCCAGAGCCAAGATGAGAAAAGTGCAGGTACCTCCCAGGCAGCACCTTCCGTTCGCAGCAGTTGCAGAGATCCTCTGAGAAGGAAGTCCACAATGTTCGTGGAGTTCCTGCTGGAGAAGTACATAACGAAGGAGCCCATCCTGCAGGCAGCACTGCTGAAGACTCTCAACAAGAAGTACAAGAAGCGCTTCCCTCAGATCCTCAGCAGAGCCTCTAATATCATGGAGGCTGTCTTTGGCCTCGAGCTGAAGGAAGTCGACCCCAGCAGTCACTCCTACGCCCTCATCAGCAAGATGGCCCTCCCCAGCGACGCAAGTCCGAGTGATGAGTTCAAGATGCCCACGTCCGGCCTCCTGATGACTGTCCTGGGCGCGATCTTCATGAAGGGCAACCGTGCCACCGAAAAGGAGCTCTGGAAATTCCTCAATGCGTTGGGTTACCATGCTGGGAGGAGGCACTTGATCTTCGGGGATCCCGGGAGGCTCATCAGCAAAGATTTCGCGCAGCAGAAGTACCTGACGTACCGCCAGGTGCCCAACAGCGATCCTCCGCTCTATGAGTTCCTGTGGGGCCCGAGAGCCCACGCTGAAACCAGCAAGATGAAAGTGCTGGAGTTTTTGGCCAAGATCATCGGTACCGTCCCCAGTGCCTTACCAGATCTCTATGAGGAGGCTCtgaaagatgaggaagagagagcCGCGGCCAGGGCTGCAGCTGTTGCTGAGGGCAGAGCCCCTTCCAGGGCCAAGGCCCGCAGCTCCTCCCACATGTAG